In a genomic window of Pelotomaculum thermopropionicum SI:
- a CDS encoding hypothetical membrane protein has protein sequence MFWNILDRPQKKLLATLAANMPVPASYLAGGTALALILGHRKSVDFDWFTPKTFEPDALLRDLSVLGKVEVAETGRGTFHGFIDGIRVTWLWYPNPLLRPLINVEDVAGLKLASLTDIAVMKWAAISQRGARKDFIDLYCICRHGCNLEDLLALLPEKYPAADINYYHMIKSLSYFDDAEREAMPLMTGKIEWPAVKKYFLGIQKELLKIITA, from the coding sequence TTGTTTTGGAACATCCTCGACCGGCCTCAAAAAAAGCTTTTAGCAACACTGGCGGCAAACATGCCGGTGCCCGCCAGTTACCTGGCGGGGGGAACCGCCCTGGCATTAATTTTGGGGCATAGAAAGTCCGTTGACTTTGACTGGTTTACTCCCAAAACATTTGAACCTGATGCTCTTTTGCGGGACCTGTCAGTGCTGGGCAAAGTCGAAGTTGCCGAAACCGGAAGAGGAACCTTTCATGGTTTTATCGACGGCATACGGGTCACCTGGCTCTGGTATCCCAATCCCCTGCTCAGACCGTTAATCAACGTGGAAGATGTCGCCGGGCTAAAGCTGGCTTCGTTAACGGATATCGCAGTTATGAAATGGGCGGCCATAAGCCAGCGGGGCGCGCGCAAAGACTTTATCGATTTGTACTGCATCTGCCGGCACGGCTGCAATCTTGAAGATTTGCTTGCCCTGCTGCCTGAAAAATACCCGGCGGCTGATATAAACTATTATCATATGATAAAGAGCCTGTCTTATTTTGACGATGCGGAAAGGGAAGCGATGCCCTTAATGACCGGAAAAATTGAGTGGCCGGCAGTAAAAAAATACTTCCTGGGCATCCAGAAAGAATTGCTGAAAATAATAACAGCGTAG
- a CDS encoding hypothetical membrane protein, whose protein sequence is MEIGATVPAAAAAVRAALKKRGFVTAEKDLNDVAVIAAFRRNLRPLGSVLTHTGILVIFLGALACSLWGSAGEVFLAPGDSFRPSDLIRGGSSGLVRVEDFQIERYPDGSPSQFVTRLACDDGLKARRAAVAVNSPVDLGGVKVFQSSWGTGVSLSVSNGSERTAARVPEGGFISVPGTPYTVKIYRYIPNYGQASGAEQGMQDPVNPRVVYSLYEGGRRIRVGLAELGRPVDLGDGGSVTPLCELQLIQ, encoded by the coding sequence GTGGAAATAGGCGCAACCGTTCCTGCAGCGGCGGCCGCGGTGCGGGCCGCGCTGAAAAAAAGGGGTTTTGTTACGGCGGAGAAGGACCTGAACGACGTGGCGGTCATTGCCGCCTTCAGGCGGAATTTGCGGCCGCTGGGATCGGTTCTGACCCACACCGGCATCCTGGTTATCTTTCTCGGCGCCCTCGCCTGCTCGCTCTGGGGCAGCGCGGGGGAGGTTTTTCTCGCCCCCGGCGATTCGTTCCGGCCTTCAGATCTGATCAGGGGCGGCAGCAGCGGTCTGGTGCGGGTGGAGGATTTTCAAATCGAACGCTATCCCGACGGCAGCCCGTCCCAGTTCGTCACCCGGCTGGCCTGTGACGACGGGCTGAAGGCCCGCCGGGCTGCTGTTGCGGTGAACAGCCCGGTCGATCTAGGCGGCGTTAAGGTTTTCCAGAGCAGCTGGGGCACGGGGGTAAGCCTGTCTGTTTCAAACGGCTCGGAAAGGACTGCGGCCAGGGTGCCTGAAGGGGGCTTCATATCAGTCCCCGGCACCCCTTATACGGTAAAGATTTACCGGTACATTCCCAACTACGGCCAAGCTTCCGGAGCGGAGCAGGGGATGCAGGATCCTGTCAATCCGCGGGTTGTTTACAGCCTGTACGAAGGGGGAAGGCGCATAAGAGTGGGCCTGGCCGAACTGGGCCGGCCGGTCGACCTGGGGGACGGAGGTTCCGTAACCCCTTTATGTGAATTGCAATTAATACAGTAG